A window of the Proteus terrae subsp. cibarius genome harbors these coding sequences:
- a CDS encoding 4Fe-4S dicluster domain-containing protein, which translates to MRVSRRKFVAGMGSVIFFSAPLGSALAATAEKKPIRYAMIHDETLCNGCNICTTACRRLNKVPNGMARMDIAHIPLSLKEDNDKYHFFRHSCQQCEDAPCIPVCPTGASWRDETNGIVRVNKEKCIGCSYCISACPYQVRYLNPVTHVADKCDFCLESRLQKGFPPICVSACPQSALLFGREDSPQIQEWLKTHDYYIYQLDGVGKPHLYRRVGPHVQEEGKV; encoded by the coding sequence ATGCGTGTTTCTCGCCGTAAATTTGTAGCAGGTATGGGATCGGTCATTTTTTTCAGTGCGCCACTAGGAAGTGCGCTTGCGGCAACTGCAGAAAAAAAACCTATCCGCTATGCCATGATCCACGATGAGACGCTCTGTAATGGCTGTAATATCTGCACCACTGCATGTCGTCGATTAAATAAAGTACCTAATGGTATGGCACGAATGGATATTGCCCATATTCCATTAAGTCTCAAAGAAGACAACGATAAATATCATTTCTTTAGACACTCTTGCCAACAATGTGAAGATGCCCCTTGTATTCCGGTTTGCCCTACAGGTGCTTCTTGGCGTGATGAAACCAATGGCATCGTTCGTGTTAATAAAGAGAAATGTATTGGTTGTAGCTATTGTATATCGGCATGTCCATACCAAGTCCGTTATCTTAACCCTGTGACACATGTTGCTGATAAATGTGACTTTTGTCTTGAATCTCGATTACAAAAAGGTTTCCCACCGATTTGTGTGAGTGCTTGTCCACAAAGTGCCTTGTTATTTGGTAGAGAAGACAGCCCTCAAATTCAAGAATGGCTCAAAACACACGATTACTATATTTATCAACTTGATGGTGTAGGAAAACCGCATCTCTACCGTCGTGTAGGGCCTCATGTTCAAGAGGAGGGTAAAGTATGA
- a CDS encoding YdhW family putative oxidoreductase system protein: MIEQNASASIPQDIADDADIALEQPDISRRRWLLPLSETGVGRSANASTDIAEEPVAEVAELSAEQHLANAIRQCSKEGELLAISTLYDAPYSLTEEDIAQLETALKSDEFIDIAHLSLNGEDYYYSDEFMSDNFAQLQLLNRHADICTAIAGVVRFECETYPRPLKQSMLMSEPFKYTASEIEDALTLMKTHPDFQDIQQVLASNDAPYLFSNTLMSYGKARGLTEWIEVEQHENP, translated from the coding sequence ATGATAGAACAAAATGCATCGGCTTCTATACCACAAGATATCGCTGATGATGCAGATATTGCTTTAGAGCAACCAGATATCTCTCGTCGCCGTTGGTTACTGCCATTATCAGAAACAGGTGTTGGACGTAGTGCTAACGCCTCAACAGATATCGCAGAAGAACCCGTTGCGGAAGTAGCAGAATTATCTGCCGAACAACATCTAGCGAATGCGATACGTCAATGTTCAAAAGAAGGTGAACTATTAGCAATTTCAACGCTGTATGATGCGCCCTATTCTCTGACTGAAGAGGACATTGCGCAGTTAGAAACCGCGTTAAAGAGCGACGAGTTTATTGATATCGCCCATTTAAGTCTCAATGGCGAGGATTATTATTACTCTGATGAATTTATGTCAGATAACTTCGCACAACTGCAATTATTAAACCGCCATGCGGATATTTGTACAGCAATTGCAGGTGTAGTTCGTTTTGAATGCGAAACCTATCCTCGACCATTGAAACAAAGCATGTTGATGTCTGAACCCTTTAAATACACGGCTTCAGAGATTGAAGATGCACTGACACTGATGAAAACTCACCCTGATTTTCAGGATATTCAGCAAGTTTTAGCATCCAACGATGCCCCTTATCTCTTTAGCAATACGTTAATGAGTTATGGCAAAGCACGAGGCTTAACTGAATGGATCGAGGTAGAACAACATGAAAATCCGTAA
- a CDS encoding aldehyde ferredoxin oxidoreductase: MINGWTGNILRINLTTGAITRESSSKYKSLIGGMGFGYKIMYEEVAPGVKPFDEENKVVFAVGPLTGSGAPCSSRVNITSLSTFTRGNLVVDAHMGGFFAAWMKFAGYDSLIIEGKSDKPVWIHIDDDQVSIEDASFLWGKGVRQTTEELCAQTSPEACVATIGPAGENLVPLSGIINSRNHSGGAGVGAVLGSKKLKAIVVEGSRGVNVADRKALKELNDYMMTQLIGSNNNHVVPSTPQSWAEYSHPGSRWTARKGLYWGAAEGGPIETGEIPPGDINTVGFRTMKSTFDLGPEAEEYTVKMGGCHSCPIRCMAQLNVPQAKKFGVPQTGGNTCVANFVHTTIFPNGPKDVEKKGDGNVVGNLVGLNIFDDMGLWCNYGQLHRDFTYCYTHGVFKRVLSEEEYNDIPWDKLEEGNPEFIKDFYYRLAHRKGEFSHLADGSYLIAQRWNLGEEYWADKKNKLWSPMGFPIHHANEASAQVGSIVNCMFNRDAMTHTHINYIGSGLPLKLQKEIAGELFGSGDAFDETKNYTPINKAKIAYTKWTILRSCLHDAVTLCNWVWPMTVSPHKSRNYRGDLEMEAKFFTAITGEPTTSKDLDLASERIFTLHRAYTVKLMNTMDMRNEHDQICSWVFDKDPDIPVFTEGTDKMDRVDMQLSLTMFYQEMGWDPQLGCPTKETLVRLGLQDVADDLASRGLLPS; this comes from the coding sequence ATGATTAACGGCTGGACTGGAAACATTCTAAGAATCAATTTAACTACCGGTGCCATCACTCGTGAAAGCTCAAGCAAATATAAATCCTTAATTGGAGGCATGGGCTTTGGTTACAAGATTATGTACGAAGAGGTTGCTCCCGGCGTTAAACCTTTTGATGAAGAAAATAAAGTTGTTTTCGCTGTAGGACCTCTAACTGGATCTGGTGCGCCTTGTAGCTCCCGCGTCAATATCACCTCTCTTTCCACTTTTACTCGTGGCAATCTTGTCGTTGATGCTCATATGGGGGGATTTTTTGCCGCATGGATGAAATTTGCAGGATATGACTCTCTGATTATTGAAGGTAAATCAGATAAACCTGTTTGGATCCATATTGATGATGACCAAGTTTCTATTGAAGATGCCTCTTTCTTATGGGGTAAAGGTGTTCGTCAAACCACAGAAGAACTATGCGCCCAAACAAGCCCAGAAGCTTGTGTCGCGACCATTGGTCCTGCGGGTGAAAACCTTGTACCTTTATCTGGCATTATTAATAGCCGTAACCACAGTGGTGGTGCTGGTGTTGGTGCAGTCTTAGGTTCTAAAAAATTAAAAGCTATTGTCGTCGAAGGTAGCCGTGGAGTTAACGTTGCTGACCGTAAAGCGTTAAAAGAACTTAACGACTATATGATGACACAACTGATTGGCTCTAATAACAACCACGTTGTACCAAGTACGCCACAATCATGGGCTGAATATTCACACCCAGGTTCTCGTTGGACTGCACGTAAAGGTCTGTATTGGGGAGCAGCAGAAGGCGGCCCAATTGAAACAGGCGAAATTCCTCCTGGCGATATCAATACTGTTGGTTTCAGAACCATGAAATCAACCTTTGACTTAGGTCCAGAAGCTGAAGAATACACAGTGAAAATGGGGGGTTGTCACTCCTGCCCTATCCGTTGTATGGCCCAACTCAATGTTCCACAAGCGAAAAAATTTGGAGTACCACAAACAGGTGGTAACACTTGCGTCGCTAACTTCGTTCACACAACCATTTTCCCTAATGGTCCTAAAGATGTTGAGAAAAAAGGGGATGGCAACGTTGTAGGTAACTTAGTCGGTCTTAATATTTTTGATGATATGGGACTTTGGTGTAACTACGGTCAGCTTCATCGTGACTTCACTTATTGTTATACCCACGGTGTATTTAAGCGTGTACTTTCTGAAGAAGAATATAACGATATTCCTTGGGATAAACTGGAAGAAGGCAATCCTGAATTTATTAAAGATTTTTACTACCGTTTAGCGCATCGTAAAGGTGAATTTAGCCACCTTGCTGATGGCTCTTATCTCATTGCACAACGTTGGAATTTAGGTGAAGAGTATTGGGCTGATAAGAAAAATAAACTCTGGTCACCAATGGGCTTCCCAATTCACCACGCAAATGAAGCATCAGCTCAAGTGGGTTCTATCGTTAACTGTATGTTTAACCGCGATGCGATGACACATACACATATCAACTATATCGGTAGTGGTTTACCTCTAAAACTACAAAAAGAGATTGCAGGTGAGCTATTTGGCTCTGGTGATGCGTTTGATGAAACCAAAAACTATACACCAATCAATAAAGCCAAAATTGCTTATACCAAGTGGACAATTTTACGTAGTTGCTTACACGATGCGGTCACTTTATGTAACTGGGTATGGCCGATGACGGTTTCTCCTCATAAGAGCCGTAATTATCGTGGTGACTTAGAAATGGAAGCCAAGTTCTTTACCGCTATCACCGGTGAACCAACTACGTCTAAAGATCTGGATTTAGCCTCAGAGCGTATCTTCACTTTACACCGCGCTTATACCGTTAAATTAATGAACACCATGGATATGCGTAATGAGCATGACCAAATCTGTTCATGGGTATTCGATAAAGATCCTGATATTCCAGTCTTTACTGAAGGTACAGACAAAATGGACAGAGTCGATATGCAGCTTTCTCTCACCATGTTCTATCAAGAGATGGGCTGGGATCCGCAGTTAGGTTGCCCAACAAAAGAAACTTTAGTTCGCCTTGGATTACAAGATGTTGCAGACGATTTAGCGTCTCGTGGTTTATTGCCAAGTTAA
- a CDS encoding ferredoxin-like protein encodes MSDTHHRPILDIGLSRLEFLRISGKGLAGITIAPALLSLLGCKQEEIDSGIIQLTTTPKGVLVTNRARCTGCHRCETACTTWNDGSVGSFFSRTKIHRHFYFGDKGIGSGGGLYGDLNFTTDTCRQCKDPECMKVCPVKAIRYQEEFGCIVVDTRRCIGCAACTTACPWMMATVNPQTKKSGKCNLCGECASACPTGALQIIEWKEITV; translated from the coding sequence ATGTCTGATACACATCATCGTCCAATATTAGATATTGGACTATCAAGACTAGAGTTTCTGCGAATATCCGGTAAAGGGCTTGCAGGGATCACTATAGCACCCGCATTGCTTTCTCTTTTAGGTTGTAAGCAAGAAGAAATAGATAGCGGAATAATTCAATTAACTACAACGCCTAAAGGTGTTTTAGTCACAAATAGAGCGCGTTGCACTGGATGCCATCGTTGCGAAACGGCATGTACAACATGGAATGATGGAAGCGTAGGTTCATTCTTCTCACGCACAAAAATCCATCGTCATTTTTATTTTGGTGATAAAGGTATTGGTTCCGGTGGTGGACTTTATGGTGATTTAAACTTTACAACAGATACATGTCGCCAATGTAAAGATCCTGAATGTATGAAGGTTTGCCCAGTAAAAGCAATCCGTTACCAAGAAGAGTTCGGCTGTATTGTCGTTGATACACGTCGTTGTATTGGTTGTGCCGCCTGTACAACAGCCTGTCCGTGGATGATGGCAACCGTCAACCCACAAACTAAAAAATCCGGCAAATGTAATTTATGTGGTGAGTGTGCATCAGCGTGCCCAACAGGCGCTCTGCAAATCATTGAATGGAAAGAAATTACTGTTTAA
- the ggt gene encoding gamma-glutamyltransferase produces MITIKKTHLLLLTTLFSHSLYAAYEPAVEAQHGMVVSSQHLASQVGNDILQKGGNAIDAAVAVGYAQAVVNACCGNIGGGGFMTIHLADGTNTFINFRETAPSSASKNMYLDKDGNLIKDASLYGYLASGVPGTVKGLNSALEKYGTLSRQEVMAPAIKLAREGYILTRADTDVLETTTERFKQDPESAKIFLKPDGTPWQPGDRLIQTDLANTLELIANQGSDAFYQGEIPKKVEEASKQHNGLLTQEDFANFTITETKPITCTYRGYEFISAPPPSSGGVTICQTLNILEGYDLKSMGFNSAEYVHTLTEAMRHAYMDRNTFLGDPQFIKNPTEKLLNKAYATEIRQQIKPNKATPSENVQPGIAPHESPETTHYSVIDKNGNAVSTTYTINGRFGAVVIAPGTGFFLNNEMDDFTTKVGEKNLYGLVQGERNSIAPLKRPLSSMSPTIVTKEGKPFLILGSPGGSRIISITLQTALNIIEFGMPPQEAVNSPRIHHQWLPDEVYYEQRGLSKDTLEKLSAMGYKMVEQTPWGAAELIMVGLPGEEGVIPASSGNDSAVSGAVREGYLYGSNDVRRPAGKAVGY; encoded by the coding sequence ATGATTACTATAAAAAAAACGCACCTGCTATTACTTACTACCCTTTTTTCACATTCACTTTATGCAGCCTATGAACCCGCTGTTGAAGCACAACATGGCATGGTTGTCTCCTCTCAACACCTCGCATCACAAGTCGGGAATGATATTTTACAAAAAGGGGGTAACGCGATTGATGCTGCCGTTGCCGTCGGTTATGCACAAGCTGTCGTAAATGCTTGCTGTGGTAATATTGGTGGCGGTGGTTTTATGACAATACACCTTGCTGATGGTACAAATACTTTTATCAATTTTAGGGAAACAGCACCCTCTTCTGCTTCTAAAAATATGTATTTAGATAAAGATGGAAATTTGATTAAAGATGCCAGTCTATATGGTTATCTCGCTTCAGGAGTACCCGGCACAGTAAAAGGATTGAATTCAGCATTAGAGAAATATGGTACGCTTTCACGTCAAGAGGTTATGGCGCCTGCCATTAAGCTTGCAAGAGAAGGATATATTTTAACCCGCGCAGATACTGATGTGTTAGAAACAACAACAGAACGTTTTAAACAAGATCCTGAGTCTGCAAAAATTTTCTTAAAACCAGATGGAACACCGTGGCAACCCGGTGATCGCCTAATTCAAACTGATTTAGCTAATACATTAGAACTCATCGCAAACCAAGGTTCTGATGCATTTTACCAAGGAGAGATCCCTAAAAAAGTTGAAGAAGCGTCGAAACAACATAATGGCCTGTTAACTCAAGAAGATTTTGCTAATTTTACTATCACAGAAACCAAACCTATCACCTGTACTTACCGAGGCTATGAATTTATTTCTGCACCGCCACCAAGTTCAGGCGGAGTTACTATCTGCCAAACGCTAAATATTTTGGAAGGTTATGATCTCAAATCGATGGGCTTTAATTCAGCTGAATATGTTCATACTTTAACAGAAGCAATGCGTCATGCTTATATGGACAGAAATACTTTTCTTGGTGACCCTCAATTTATTAAAAACCCTACAGAAAAGTTATTAAATAAAGCTTATGCCACAGAAATACGCCAACAAATCAAACCGAATAAAGCCACGCCATCAGAAAATGTACAACCCGGTATCGCTCCTCATGAAAGCCCTGAAACAACACACTACTCAGTTATAGATAAAAATGGTAACGCTGTTTCAACCACTTATACTATAAATGGTCGTTTCGGTGCCGTAGTCATCGCACCGGGAACTGGATTTTTCCTCAACAACGAGATGGATGATTTTACAACCAAAGTCGGCGAAAAAAATCTCTATGGTTTAGTACAAGGTGAGCGTAATAGCATTGCACCATTAAAACGCCCATTATCATCAATGAGCCCAACAATTGTGACTAAGGAAGGTAAACCTTTCCTTATTTTAGGATCACCGGGAGGTTCTCGCATTATCTCGATTACCTTACAAACGGCACTGAATATCATTGAATTTGGTATGCCGCCACAAGAAGCCGTTAATAGCCCTCGTATTCACCATCAATGGTTGCCGGATGAAGTTTATTATGAGCAACGAGGATTATCAAAAGACACTTTAGAAAAACTCTCTGCCATGGGATATAAAATGGTAGAACAGACGCCATGGGGAGCGGCTGAACTTATTATGGTCGGACTCCCAGGAGAAGAAGGAGTGATCCCAGCATCATCAGGTAATGATTCCGCTGTTTCTGGTGCAGTACGTGAAGGTTATCTTTATGGATCAAATGATGTTCGTCGCCCAGCAGGTAAAGCAGTCGGTTACTAG
- a CDS encoding peroxiredoxin C, with translation MVLVTRKAPDFTAAAVLGNGEIVNDFNLHSFIKGKPAVIFFWPMDFTFVCPSELIAFDHRFEEFQKRGVEIIGVSMDSEFVHNAWRKTPIDDGGIGEVKYPMVADIKHDIIKAYGIEHPEAGVALRGSFLIDKEGVVRHQVVNDLPLGRNIDEMIRMVDALQFHEEHGDVCPAQWEKGQEGMGASPDGVAKYLKANSGKL, from the coding sequence ATGGTTCTGGTTACTCGCAAAGCCCCTGATTTCACAGCTGCTGCCGTTTTAGGTAATGGTGAGATTGTTAATGATTTCAACTTGCATTCATTTATCAAAGGCAAACCTGCCGTTATTTTCTTCTGGCCAATGGATTTCACTTTCGTTTGCCCTTCAGAGCTGATTGCATTTGATCACCGTTTCGAAGAGTTCCAAAAACGTGGTGTTGAAATCATCGGCGTTTCTATGGACTCAGAATTCGTTCATAACGCATGGCGTAAAACTCCTATTGATGACGGTGGTATTGGTGAAGTTAAATACCCAATGGTTGCTGATATCAAACACGACATCATCAAAGCTTACGGTATCGAACATCCAGAAGCAGGCGTTGCACTGCGTGGTTCATTCCTGATCGACAAAGAAGGTGTTGTTCGTCATCAGGTCGTTAACGATCTGCCATTAGGCCGTAATATCGACGAAATGATCCGTATGGTCGATGCACTGCAATTCCACGAAGAGCACGGTGATGTTTGCCCTGCACAGTGGGAAAAAGGTCAAGAAGGTATGGGCGCATCTCCAGACGGCGTTGCTAAATACCTGAAAGCGAACTCTGGCAAACTGTAA
- a CDS encoding acyl carrier protein phosphodiesterase, producing the protein MNYLAHLHLAFRAKSSLLGNMMADYVKGAPSSDYSQTVIEGIRMHRRIDVLTDTHPLVKQARLLFPDEYRRVSPITLDVFWDHFLSLNWSKFEPNIPLTEFVTKTRNIIEPDLWQTPEKFQELNEYLWSQSWLIRYADKAYIAQTLKGMARRRPRLSALAGSYIVLETHYDELSEIFWQFYPQLLERAQQHQLDD; encoded by the coding sequence ATGAATTATCTTGCTCACTTACATCTGGCCTTTAGGGCAAAAAGCTCTCTATTAGGCAATATGATGGCAGATTACGTCAAAGGCGCACCTAGCTCTGATTACAGCCAAACTGTTATTGAGGGTATTCGTATGCATAGACGTATTGATGTACTCACTGATACTCACCCATTAGTCAAACAAGCTCGCCTTTTATTTCCTGATGAATATCGCCGAGTTTCACCGATTACCTTAGATGTTTTTTGGGATCATTTTCTTTCTTTAAATTGGTCAAAATTTGAACCGAATATACCATTGACTGAATTTGTCACCAAGACTCGAAATATTATTGAACCAGATTTATGGCAAACACCTGAAAAATTCCAAGAGCTCAACGAATATTTATGGTCACAATCTTGGTTAATTCGTTATGCGGACAAGGCCTATATTGCTCAAACATTAAAAGGAATGGCGAGAAGAAGACCGCGATTAAGCGCACTTGCGGGCTCTTATATCGTACTAGAAACACATTACGATGAATTAAGTGAGATTTTTTGGCAGTTTTATCCACAATTGCTAGAAAGAGCACAGCAACACCAACTTGATGACTGA
- the queA gene encoding tRNA preQ1(34) S-adenosylmethionine ribosyltransferase-isomerase QueA: MRVSDFTFELPEALIAHYPQPQRSGCRLLSLEGETGALSHGIFTDVLDKINAGDLLVFNNTRVIPARIYGRKASGGKIEVLVERMLDEHRVLAHVRASKSPKEGAALVLGEDESVQATMVARHDTLFEIRFDDERDVLTILNSIGHMPLPPYIDRPDEESDKELYQTVYNERPGAVAAPTAGLHFDEPLLQALKEKGVEMAFVTLHVGAGTFQPVRVDNIEEHTMHSEYAEVPQDVVDAVLACKARGNRVIAVGTTSVRSLESAAKATKDALIAPFFDDTQIFIYPGYQYQIIDALITNFHLPESTLIMLVSAFAGYKNTMNAYKEAVEQEYRFFSYGDAMFITRNPLAINEKVGQE, from the coding sequence ATGCGTGTATCAGACTTTACATTTGAATTGCCAGAAGCCTTGATTGCTCACTATCCTCAACCTCAACGCAGTGGTTGTCGTTTGCTCTCTTTAGAAGGTGAGACTGGTGCTTTATCACACGGTATTTTTACCGATGTGTTAGATAAAATAAATGCTGGTGATCTACTGGTTTTTAATAATACTCGCGTGATCCCTGCGCGTATTTATGGCCGTAAAGCGTCAGGCGGTAAAATCGAAGTGTTAGTTGAGCGTATGCTTGATGAACATCGTGTGCTTGCCCATGTTAGAGCCTCTAAATCACCCAAAGAAGGCGCGGCGCTTGTGCTAGGTGAAGATGAAAGTGTACAAGCAACTATGGTTGCGCGTCATGATACACTTTTTGAAATTCGTTTTGATGATGAAAGAGATGTTCTCACCATCCTAAATAGCATTGGGCATATGCCTTTACCCCCTTATATTGATCGCCCAGATGAAGAATCTGATAAAGAGCTTTATCAAACGGTCTATAATGAACGTCCAGGTGCTGTCGCTGCACCGACTGCGGGATTACACTTTGATGAACCATTACTTCAAGCCTTAAAAGAAAAAGGTGTGGAGATGGCATTTGTCACACTGCATGTTGGTGCGGGGACTTTCCAACCAGTGCGTGTTGATAACATCGAAGAACACACAATGCATTCTGAATATGCAGAAGTACCACAAGATGTGGTTGATGCTGTATTAGCATGTAAAGCGCGTGGTAATCGAGTGATTGCAGTGGGTACAACTTCTGTTCGTTCTTTAGAAAGTGCTGCGAAAGCAACAAAAGATGCGTTAATCGCGCCTTTCTTCGATGATACCCAAATCTTTATTTATCCGGGTTACCAATATCAAATTATTGATGCATTGATTACGAATTTCCATTTGCCTGAATCAACTTTAATCATGCTGGTTTCTGCTTTTGCAGGGTATAAAAATACCATGAATGCATATAAAGAAGCTGTTGAGCAAGAGTATCGTTTTTTCAGTTATGGTGATGCGATGTTTATTACTCGTAATCCTTTAGCTATTAATGAAAAAGTAGGACAAGAATAA
- the tgt gene encoding tRNA guanosine(34) transglycosylase Tgt: MKYELDKTDGNARRGRLIFERGVVETPAFMPVGTYGTVKGMTPEEVKATGAQILLGNTFHLWLRPGQEIMKLHGDLHDFMQWQGPILTDSGGFQVFSLGAMRKIKEEGVHFRNPINGEKIFLSPEKSMEIQYDLGSDIVMIFDECTPYPSDWDYAKNSMEMSLRWAKRSRARFDELNNKNSLFGIIQGGVYEDLRDISVKGLVEIGFDGYAVGGLAVGEPKEDMHRILEHVCPQIPANKPRYLMGVGKPEDLVEGVRRGIDMFDCVMPTRNARNGHLFVTDGVIKIRNAKHRSDTSTLDEHCDCYTCKNYSRAYLHHLDRCNEILGARLNTIHNLRYYQRLMAEIRQSIEDSRFEEFVHEFYERIGKPVPPLNGSATKCE, translated from the coding sequence GTGAAATACGAATTAGACAAAACCGACGGTAATGCTCGTCGCGGTCGCCTTATTTTTGAACGTGGTGTTGTTGAAACACCTGCATTTATGCCAGTGGGTACTTACGGCACAGTAAAAGGAATGACACCTGAAGAAGTAAAAGCAACAGGTGCACAAATTCTTTTAGGCAACACCTTCCACTTATGGTTACGTCCTGGTCAAGAAATCATGAAATTACATGGTGATTTACATGATTTTATGCAATGGCAAGGTCCTATTTTAACGGATTCAGGTGGTTTCCAAGTCTTTAGTTTAGGCGCAATGCGTAAAATTAAAGAAGAGGGTGTTCACTTCCGTAACCCTATTAATGGCGAAAAGATTTTCTTAAGCCCAGAAAAATCAATGGAAATCCAATACGATTTGGGTTCTGACATTGTGATGATTTTTGATGAGTGTACGCCATATCCTTCAGATTGGGATTATGCGAAAAACTCAATGGAGATGTCATTACGTTGGGCTAAACGTAGTCGTGCGCGCTTTGATGAACTTAATAACAAAAATTCATTATTCGGTATTATTCAAGGCGGTGTTTACGAAGATTTACGTGATATCTCTGTAAAAGGGCTAGTCGAAATTGGTTTTGACGGTTACGCTGTCGGCGGCCTTGCGGTCGGTGAGCCTAAAGAAGATATGCACCGTATTTTAGAGCATGTCTGCCCTCAAATTCCTGCGAATAAACCGCGTTATTTAATGGGGGTCGGTAAACCAGAAGATTTAGTTGAAGGTGTTCGTCGTGGTATTGATATGTTTGACTGTGTCATGCCAACACGAAATGCACGAAATGGCCATCTGTTTGTAACCGATGGTGTCATTAAAATTCGTAATGCGAAACATCGCTCTGATACATCAACACTTGATGAACATTGTGACTGCTATACCTGTAAAAATTATAGCCGTGCTTATTTACATCATCTTGATCGTTGTAACGAAATTTTAGGTGCAAGGCTGAACACTATTCACAACTTACGTTATTATCAACGTTTGATGGCTGAGATTCGTCAGTCTATTGAAGATTCACGCTTTGAAGAATTTGTACACGAATTCTACGAACGTATCGGAAAACCTGTTCCACCGCTAAATGGCAGTGCGACTAAGTGTGAATAA
- the yajC gene encoding preprotein translocase subunit YajC — MSFFISDAVASAGQAAPEASFMSILPMLVIFILIFYFMILRPQQKRTKEHRKLMDSIGKGDEVLTTGGLIGRVVKVSDNGYIVVALNETTEVTIKRDFVAAVLPKGTMKAI, encoded by the coding sequence ATGAGTTTTTTCATTTCTGATGCTGTAGCTTCTGCTGGACAAGCAGCACCTGAAGCTAGCTTTATGTCTATTTTACCGATGTTAGTGATCTTTATTCTGATTTTCTATTTCATGATCCTACGTCCACAGCAAAAACGTACTAAAGAACATCGTAAACTGATGGATTCTATCGGTAAAGGTGATGAAGTTTTAACGACTGGTGGTTTAATTGGTCGTGTTGTTAAGGTTTCAGATAACGGCTATATCGTTGTTGCTCTGAATGAAACAACTGAAGTAACTATCAAACGTGACTTTGTTGCCGCTGTATTACCTAAAGGCACAATGAAAGCTATTTAA